The following coding sequences lie in one Apium graveolens cultivar Ventura chromosome 1, ASM990537v1, whole genome shotgun sequence genomic window:
- the LOC141659058 gene encoding uncharacterized protein LOC141659058 codes for MSIVGEPSKCSKSEITLEFGDPDLEGLKFPQDDPLVITSIIENTPVMRVLVNNGSSVDILFHDTFIRMGYNHSQLTPSDAPIYGFNHVECKFEGVIQLLVTMGEEPREATQMWVVKAASTYNAIMGKIGIHAFKVMPSTYHMVLKFPTRNCVREAKGDQKMTFNCYVATLRPDGTGGRSSP; via the coding sequence ATGAGCATAGTTGGAGAGCCATCTAAGTGTTCTAAGTCAGAGATAACGCTTGAATTTGGTGACCCAGAtcttgaaggtttgaaatttcctcaggATGATCCCCTGGTTATCACATCGATAATTGAAAATACTCCTGTTATGAGGGTCCTAGTAAACAATGGATCTTCTGTGGATATTCTCTTCCATGATACATTTATAAGGATGGGCTACAATCATTCTCAACTAACTCCATCTGATGCACCCATCTATGGATTTAACCATGTGGAATGCAAATTCGAAGGAGTAATACAACTTCTCGTAACTATGGGGGAAGAGCCCAGGGAGGCCACGCAGATGTGGGTTGTTAAGGCAGCCTCTACTTACAATGCTATTATGGGTAAAATAGGGATCCATGCATTTAAAGTCATGCCCTCAACCTACCACATGGTTCTGAAGTTCCCAACTAGGAATTGTGTtagagaagcaaaaggagatcAGAAAATGACCTTTAATTGCTATGTTGCAACACTTAGGCCCGATGGAACCGGGGGCAGGTCCTccccatag